The nucleotide window GAAGTCATTGGGGCCCACGACGACGGCGTGACTGTTTTCGATCAGGAGGTCGTGCTCGAAGCCCTCCCAGAAGGTGTTGCCTGTGATGTTCACGCCGCGGGCGTTGTCGAGGTGGATGTTCACCATCACATCACTGAAGATATTTCCCGTGATGGCGATGTGGCCCTCCTTCGTGGGATCCATTTTCTTTTCGCTGAGCGTGCCAGTGCCGAGTACGCGGATATTCGCGCTGCCGGGGGACTTGCTGTTGTGCTGGATGGTGCAGCCGGTCACCGCCACCTCACCCGTGGAGCCGCCGGTGCAGTCGATGAGGATGTTCGCCGTGGGAGGTGTGTCGGGTGACATGTTGCTCTCAATGTCACACGTGCCGATGTGCAGGTTGCGCACGTTCCCACCACGCGTCACCACGCCACCGCCGGCGTTGTAGCTGATGTGGCAGCCCACAATGTTGCTCTGGTGGATGTTCACCTGGTCGTACAGCACGCCGACGCCGCGGTTGTGGTACAGGTGGCAGTTGGACACGATGAGGTTGCGATTGCGCTTCGTGAAGTGGATGGCGTGGAAGCATTCACGGATGTTCGTCTCGGTGACTGTGAGTTCCATCACGCCGGTGAATTCCAGTCCATTGGCCTCCTTGTGGTCGCCCACGATTTCAATGCCGCGCACGATGGGCATGCGTTGCTTTTCCCAGACATTGGGCTTGAAATCAGAAGGAGCGGCAGAGCCTTCATGCGTGCCGACAAAATGAAATGCCGGTCCCGCACCGCTCATCACGATGCGCGGAGTGCCATCTCCGGTGAG belongs to Roseimicrobium gellanilyticum and includes:
- a CDS encoding right-handed parallel beta-helix repeat-containing protein, which encodes MKHSPLFTTLCLTVTAALLASPLHAEEIKTVRDFGAKGDGTTDDTAAIQKAVDSGHGSLIFTKGTYKLTKSITINLDTTGFTSLTGDGTPRIVMSGAGPAFHFVGTHEGSAAPSDFKPNVWEKQRMPIVRGIEIVGDHKEANGLEFTGVMELTVTETNIRECFHAIHFTKRNRNLIVSNCHLYHNRGVGVLYDQVNIHQSNIVGCHISYNAGGGVVTRGGNVRNLHIGTCDIESNMSPDTPPTANILIDCTGGSTGEVAVTGCTIQHNSKSPGSANIRVLGTGTLSEKKMDPTKEGHIAITGNIFSDVMVNIHLDNARGVNITGNTFWEGFEHDLLIENSHAVVVGPNDFDRNPRYVVNGKWAKDINGLVFRNCSDSKLDGVLVSGVWNKDAAVLLENCDRMTVTDCSILDSDGIGLWMKNCTRTKVSDNVIRDDRDEKKMTLSLKVEGGKENTFDDNVLANGSEGLK